A single Rattus norvegicus strain BN/NHsdMcwi chromosome 5, GRCr8, whole genome shotgun sequence DNA region contains:
- the Zbtb8os gene encoding protein archease isoform 1 (isoform 1 is encoded by transcript variant 1) produces MAQEEEDVRDYNLTEEQKAIKNKYPPVNRKYEYLDHTADVQLHAWGDTLEEAFEQCAMAMFGYMTDTGTVEPLQTVEVETQGDDLQSLLFHFLDEWLYRFSADEYFIPREVKVLNIDQKNFKLRSIGWGEEFSLSKHPQGTEVKAITYSAMQVYNEEKPEVFVIIDI; encoded by the exons ATGGCTCAAGAAGAGGAAGATGTTAGAGATTACAATTTGACGGAGGAGCAGAAGGCGATCAAGAACAAGTATCCTCCAGTCAATCGAAAGTATGAAT atTTGGATCATACAGCTGATGTCCA GTTACATGCATGGGGAGACACCCTGGAGGAAGCATTTGAACAGTGTGCCATGGCCATGTTTGGTTACATGACAGACACCGGGACTGTGGAGCCCCTCCAAACAGTGGAAGTGGAAACCCAAG GAGACGACTTGCAGTCTCTGCTGTTTCACTTTTTGGACGAGTGGCTTTACAGGTTCAGTGCCGATGAGTACTTCATACCCCGG gaAGTGAAAGTACTTAATATTGACCAAAAAAATTTCAAGTTACGATCCATTGG GTGGGGAGAAGAATTTTCACTGTCTAAGCACCCTCAG GGAACCGAGGTCAAAGCAATAACATACTCAGCAATGCAAGTCTACAATGAAGAGAAGCCAGAAGTGTTCGTGATCATCGACATTTaa
- the Zbtb8os gene encoding protein archease isoform 2 (isoform 2 is encoded by transcript variant 2) has protein sequence MAMFGYMTDTGTVEPLQTVEVETQGDDLQSLLFHFLDEWLYRFSADEYFIPREVKVLNIDQKNFKLRSIGWGEEFSLSKHPQGTEVKAITYSAMQVYNEEKPEVFVIIDI, from the exons ATGGCCATGTTTGGTTACATGACAGACACCGGGACTGTGGAGCCCCTCCAAACAGTGGAAGTGGAAACCCAAG GAGACGACTTGCAGTCTCTGCTGTTTCACTTTTTGGACGAGTGGCTTTACAGGTTCAGTGCCGATGAGTACTTCATACCCCGG gaAGTGAAAGTACTTAATATTGACCAAAAAAATTTCAAGTTACGATCCATTGG GTGGGGAGAAGAATTTTCACTGTCTAAGCACCCTCAG GGAACCGAGGTCAAAGCAATAACATACTCAGCAATGCAAGTCTACAATGAAGAGAAGCCAGAAGTGTTCGTGATCATCGACATTTaa